One Sulfurimonas crateris genomic window carries:
- a CDS encoding Dabb family protein, protein MIVHIVMFKFRHESKESNIKEVVKRLNALVELIPELKSMEVGINFTDSERAFDLSLYSTFETKNDLASYAIHPEHLKVVELIKSVTLESKVVDYEI, encoded by the coding sequence ATGATAGTTCATATAGTTATGTTCAAATTTCGCCATGAGAGTAAAGAGTCAAATATAAAAGAGGTAGTTAAGAGACTTAACGCGTTAGTCGAGCTTATCCCTGAGTTGAAGTCTATGGAGGTCGGTATCAATTTTACAGACTCCGAGCGGGCGTTTGACCTCTCTTTATACTCTACCTTTGAGACAAAAAATGATTTGGCTTCTTATGCGATCCATCCTGAGCATCTGAAAGTGGTGGAGCTTATAAAGTCGGTTACTCTGGAGTCAAAAGTCGTTGACTACGAAATCTAG
- a CDS encoding EF-hand domain-containing protein — MKMFSKHVGLSLVALSLLLVAPVSVLAQNGGRDMPSFKSFDLNGDGTLTESELHEAREKRVQERKDDGRMLRNVKEHYEFSRMDANEDGLVNQKEFEDHQTRRR, encoded by the coding sequence ATGAAAATGTTTTCTAAACACGTAGGATTGTCTCTTGTTGCATTAAGTCTGTTGTTGGTCGCACCTGTTAGTGTTCTGGCACAAAACGGTGGGCGCGATATGCCTTCATTTAAGAGTTTTGACCTAAACGGTGACGGAACTCTTACAGAGAGTGAACTTCATGAGGCTAGAGAGAAAAGAGTTCAAGAGAGAAAAGATGACGGCAGAATGCTAAGAAATGTCAAAGAGCATTATGAGTTCTCAAGAATGGACGCAAATGAAGATGGTCTTGTAAATCAAAAAGAGTTTGAAGATCATCAGACCAGAAGAAGATAG
- a CDS encoding pentapeptide repeat-containing protein, translated as MATYSVENCNNECFDAEQNKCILHCKKDDWYEIKDNKKDWSKSTDEIKLFWKAIRNIISESQSRIAKFLPIPFNNIIFPKFEGNGLSSSVLGYEDSFFEKEGEKKFTQTVKFNHCTFLDCVDFTYIQFEKDIVFSECILKDEIKFKKQLNIRISFLECPEIESLDFSRTVFEQKVEIKDCVIKSCDFENTRFKSLADFYKTEFYGNLFFKTTFEDIVVFTESKFHEDVNFKYTTFKKLALFRKTLFKKKLNLDDSIIKEEANFLEITSKEDKIEVIDVENRETARIIKNSFEQQNNIIEANRFYAKEMEEREKELNKDMIKGKNITEWLIFKAHAISSNHSQDWLLALFWIIIFGALYTIVSFCSSNTCLSNVNTPILIGSIFLVSFYSLHVYNMRDYKQFTKYIFLFLLFVNYFTLTKDFNLSCLADKINPFSIMTSEESITFGLLMFKITIAYLIYQFIVSVRQNTRRK; from the coding sequence ATGGCTACATATAGCGTAGAAAATTGTAACAATGAGTGTTTTGACGCAGAGCAAAATAAGTGTATTTTACATTGTAAGAAAGATGATTGGTATGAAATTAAAGATAATAAAAAAGACTGGTCAAAATCTACAGACGAAATAAAATTGTTTTGGAAAGCTATTAGAAATATCATATCTGAATCGCAATCAAGAATTGCTAAATTTCTCCCTATTCCATTCAATAATATTATTTTCCCAAAATTTGAAGGAAATGGATTATCTAGTAGCGTATTAGGTTATGAGGATTCATTTTTTGAAAAAGAAGGAGAAAAAAAGTTTACTCAAACTGTAAAATTTAATCATTGTACTTTTTTAGATTGTGTGGATTTCACATATATTCAATTTGAAAAAGATATTGTATTTTCTGAATGTATTTTAAAAGATGAAATAAAATTTAAAAAACAACTGAATATTAGAATTTCATTTTTAGAATGTCCTGAAATTGAAAGTTTAGATTTCTCAAGAACTGTTTTTGAACAAAAAGTTGAAATCAAAGATTGTGTTATAAAGAGTTGTGATTTTGAAAATACACGATTTAAATCATTGGCAGATTTTTACAAAACAGAGTTTTATGGTAATTTATTTTTTAAAACAACATTTGAAGATATAGTTGTATTTACAGAATCAAAGTTTCATGAAGATGTTAATTTTAAATATACGACTTTTAAAAAGTTGGCTCTTTTTAGAAAAACTTTGTTTAAGAAGAAGTTAAATTTAGACGATTCTATCATTAAAGAAGAAGCTAATTTTTTAGAAATAACATCAAAAGAAGACAAAATTGAAGTTATTGATGTAGAAAACCGTGAAACAGCTAGAATTATTAAGAACTCTTTTGAACAGCAAAACAATATAATTGAAGCCAATCGGTTTTATGCCAAGGAAATGGAAGAACGCGAAAAAGAGCTAAATAAAGATATGATAAAAGGTAAAAATATTACTGAATGGTTAATATTTAAAGCACATGCAATAAGTTCAAATCACTCTCAAGATTGGCTTTTGGCACTATTTTGGATAATTATATTTGGAGCACTTTATACTATCGTTAGTTTTTGTAGTTCAAATACATGCTTAAGTAATGTTAATACTCCTATTTTAATTGGAAGTATATTTTTAGTATCGTTCTATAGTTTGCATGTATATAACATGAGGGACTATAAACAGTTTACTAAATATATATTTTTATTTTTACTGTTTGTAAACTATTTTACTTTAACTAAAGATTTTAATCTATCCTGTTTAGCCGACAAAATAAACCCGTTTTCAATTATGACAAGCGAAGAATCTATCACTTTTGGGCTTTTGATGTTTAAAATAACCATAGCCTACTTAATCTACCAATTCATAGTCTCAGTAAGACAAAACACAAGGAGGAAGTAA
- a CDS encoding M48 family metallopeptidase, whose protein sequence is MLMTIVGIYTLFVLISIYTSVMQIGYVNSAKKGKAVLLSENDFIKAANYSVAKERISIANTFVDYIVFIFWIGIGIKFLEQNVSYENEALLNIAIVMGFVVINSLISLPFSYYEKFVLDEKFGFNKSTLGQWIKDTLISFVMTLLFGSLVVWGVYMIISSFDLWWLWSFIFIFAVVVLINMLYPTFRALFFDKLTPLQNEELDAKIKELMEKTGFVSSGVFVSDASKRDARLNAYFGGIGKSKRVVLFDTLIEKLTTRELLAVLGHELGHFAHGDIYKNIALVGAMLLGMFAIFGNLPLSLYTELNISQEPYAVMILLMLFMPVLGFLMMPIMGVVSRHNEYEADKTGSELGGAGGEIELANALKKLVNENKSFPLSHPIYIFFHYTHPPVLERLKELGVDIEEIDKRALGEACQADI, encoded by the coding sequence ATGTTAATGACAATAGTAGGAATCTATACTCTTTTTGTACTCATCTCTATATATACGAGCGTTATGCAGATAGGTTATGTAAATAGCGCAAAAAAGGGCAAAGCAGTTCTTCTTAGCGAAAATGATTTTATAAAAGCGGCAAACTACTCCGTCGCAAAAGAGAGAATAAGCATAGCGAACACTTTTGTGGACTACATAGTGTTTATATTCTGGATAGGAATCGGGATCAAGTTCTTAGAACAAAATGTATCTTACGAAAATGAAGCACTCCTAAATATCGCCATCGTTATGGGCTTTGTTGTTATAAATTCGCTTATATCCCTGCCGTTTTCATACTACGAGAAATTTGTCCTCGATGAGAAGTTCGGTTTTAACAAATCAACCCTTGGGCAGTGGATAAAAGATACTCTTATCTCCTTTGTTATGACGCTTCTCTTTGGCTCGTTGGTGGTCTGGGGAGTCTATATGATAATCTCAAGTTTTGATCTCTGGTGGCTCTGGAGCTTTATCTTTATCTTTGCGGTAGTAGTTCTTATCAATATGCTCTATCCGACTTTCAGAGCGCTTTTCTTTGACAAACTAACTCCTCTTCAAAACGAGGAGCTTGATGCTAAGATAAAAGAGCTGATGGAGAAGACGGGCTTTGTAAGCTCAGGTGTCTTTGTAAGTGATGCAAGCAAGAGAGATGCAAGACTAAACGCATACTTCGGAGGGATTGGCAAGTCAAAAAGGGTAGTTCTTTTTGACACGCTTATAGAGAAGCTAACGACGAGAGAACTTCTGGCGGTTCTGGGTCACGAGCTTGGACACTTCGCTCATGGAGATATATATAAAAATATCGCTCTTGTGGGTGCGATGCTGCTTGGAATGTTTGCAATATTCGGCAATCTGCCGCTCTCTCTTTATACGGAGCTTAACATATCGCAAGAGCCTTATGCGGTTATGATACTGCTGATGCTTTTTATGCCGGTTTTGGGCTTTTTAATGATGCCTATCATGGGTGTTGTCAGTAGACATAATGAGTATGAGGCGGATAAAACTGGAAGTGAGCTTGGAGGTGCGGGCGGAGAGATAGAGCTTGCAAATGCTCTAAAAAAGCTTGTAAATGAGAACAAGAGCTTTCCTCTCTCTCATCCTATATACATCTTTTTTCACTATACGCACCCGCCTGTCTTAGAGAGACTAAAAGAGCTTGGCGTAGATATAGAGGAGATCGATAAAAGAGCTTTGGGAGAAGCATGTCAAGCCGATATCTAG
- a CDS encoding patatin-like phospholipase family protein, with product MSSLKNKKIGLALGGGAVLGAVHVGVLKALEEKNIKINAICGTSAGAIVAALYAFGKSPTEIEKIVVEFEWKKLSSLTLSKYGILSNEKIGEIIKLSIGDKKFKDSNIPLGMMATDITTGEKVILDKGSVADAVVASTCIPGIFIPVEIGGRFLVDGGIVENVPLSCLKNKDVDYLIGVDLVPERSYKKPENVIEVLYNSFNFLVKINKKAQTKEADLTIKPDLSEYNAVDMSQIKELIDLGYEETKKIIKEL from the coding sequence ATGAGCAGCCTCAAAAATAAAAAAATAGGCTTAGCTCTAGGCGGCGGAGCAGTTTTAGGCGCCGTTCATGTTGGCGTACTTAAAGCACTCGAAGAGAAAAATATCAAGATAAACGCTATTTGCGGCACAAGTGCAGGTGCTATTGTCGCAGCACTATATGCTTTTGGAAAGAGTCCTACTGAAATAGAGAAGATAGTCGTTGAGTTTGAGTGGAAAAAGCTCTCCTCGCTTACCCTCTCAAAATATGGAATACTATCAAACGAAAAAATAGGCGAGATAATCAAACTAAGCATAGGTGACAAAAAATTTAAAGATTCAAATATCCCGCTTGGGATGATGGCTACGGACATTACGACGGGAGAGAAGGTCATCCTAGATAAGGGAAGCGTTGCAGACGCTGTTGTTGCAAGTACCTGCATCCCAGGCATCTTTATACCGGTTGAGATCGGAGGCAGATTTCTGGTGGATGGCGGTATAGTTGAGAATGTCCCGCTTAGCTGTCTAAAAAACAAAGACGTTGACTATCTGATCGGTGTAGACCTTGTTCCCGAGCGCTCATACAAAAAACCGGAGAATGTCATTGAAGTTCTATACAACAGCTTTAACTTTTTAGTCAAAATAAATAAAAAAGCGCAGACAAAAGAGGCAGACCTTACCATAAAACCAGATCTCTCCGAGTACAATGCCGTAGATATGTCTCAAATAAAAGAGCTGATCGATCTGGGATATGAAGAGACAAAGAAGATAATAAAAGAGCTTTAA
- a CDS encoding DUF502 domain-containing protein, whose amino-acid sequence MKTFINGLSLILPTALVLYLLVWILKMTEHFFGDLILLVLPKEYYITGLGFVAGIAIVFFVGLLLKLWIVQKLRDFFESIIDKTPLVNTLYGAIKDFFNFFSNLKNKENNIVVLVDTHWIDSKIMGFITSEDLKRFDFLDMEEPVVVYFQLSYQIGGYSLFIPKKNITLIDMKTEEALGFVMTAGISSSKKSEDK is encoded by the coding sequence GTGAAAACTTTTATAAACGGTCTTAGCCTTATTCTGCCGACAGCTTTGGTCTTGTACCTGCTTGTCTGGATTTTAAAGATGACGGAACACTTCTTTGGAGACCTGATTCTCCTAGTACTGCCAAAAGAATACTACATCACCGGTCTGGGGTTTGTGGCGGGCATTGCCATAGTATTTTTTGTGGGACTGCTTCTAAAACTTTGGATCGTTCAAAAATTAAGAGACTTTTTTGAATCTATAATTGATAAAACCCCTCTTGTAAACACTCTCTACGGTGCGATTAAAGATTTTTTTAACTTTTTCTCAAATCTAAAGAACAAAGAGAACAACATTGTCGTTCTTGTTGATACCCACTGGATAGATTCTAAAATAATGGGGTTTATAACATCTGAAGATCTAAAAAGATTTGACTTTTTAGATATGGAAGAGCCTGTAGTCGTCTATTTCCAACTCAGCTATCAAATAGGCGGATACTCTCTTTTTATCCCTAAAAAAAATATAACTCTTATAGATATGAAAACCGAAGAGGCTCTGGGATTTGTTATGACAGCGGGAATTTCAAGCAGTAAAAAAAGTGAGGACAAATGA
- a CDS encoding response regulator transcription factor, translating to MSRKVLLIEDDLQMQGFITDYLKEYDFTCSAFSHPKDALDELEKNDSYSIVILDLMLPDIDGFDVLKRIKSISDIPVIISSARGDIGNKIHGFDLGADDYLAKPYEPRELVLRIEHILKKSLSGKTTLGEFTIDKANREVSLGDYSIDLTKIEFEIFMFLIENRNKISSREQILNATSLDESTKNRTIDTHISNIRNKIGDDPKEPKYIKSVWGIGYKFVG from the coding sequence TTGAGTAGAAAAGTTTTGCTTATAGAAGACGACCTGCAGATGCAGGGCTTTATAACGGACTACTTAAAGGAGTATGACTTTACATGCTCCGCCTTTTCGCATCCAAAAGATGCGCTGGATGAGCTTGAGAAGAACGACTCATACTCAATCGTTATTTTGGATCTGATGCTTCCCGATATTGACGGTTTTGATGTTTTAAAGAGAATAAAAAGCATCTCGGATATTCCCGTTATCATCTCTTCAGCAAGAGGAGACATAGGAAACAAGATACACGGTTTTGACCTGGGAGCTGATGATTATCTTGCAAAACCTTACGAGCCGCGTGAACTTGTCCTAAGAATAGAGCATATTTTAAAAAAGTCTCTCAGCGGCAAAACTACTCTTGGAGAGTTTACGATAGACAAAGCAAACAGAGAGGTTTCTTTGGGCGACTACTCGATCGATCTTACAAAAATAGAGTTTGAGATATTTATGTTTTTAATAGAGAACAGAAATAAAATATCCTCCAGAGAGCAGATACTAAATGCCACCTCACTAGATGAGAGCACAAAGAACAGAACCATAGATACACACATCTCAAACATCAGAAACAAGATAGGCGACGACCCTAAAGAGCCCAAGTACATAAAGTCCGTCTGGGGCATCGGCTATAAGTTTGTAGGCTAG
- a CDS encoding DUF1924 domain-containing protein, with protein sequence MKIILTLVALFGISSASVVDEYLKTLAKEAKVKDPSFKSFSIKRGEEIFTSKHIGKRGKEVSCVSCHGEDLSKAGKNFFTAKEIEPLSVKANSQRFSEVKTIEKWLKRNFIDVYNREGTIEEKGDVVTYIINK encoded by the coding sequence ATGAAGATCATACTTACGTTGGTCGCACTTTTTGGCATATCCTCTGCGTCCGTCGTAGATGAATACCTAAAGACTCTTGCAAAAGAGGCAAAAGTAAAAGATCCGAGCTTTAAGAGTTTTAGTATCAAGCGAGGCGAAGAGATATTTACCTCAAAACATATCGGTAAAAGAGGTAAAGAGGTCTCATGCGTATCTTGTCATGGAGAGGACTTAAGCAAAGCCGGTAAGAACTTTTTTACTGCAAAAGAGATCGAGCCGCTCTCTGTAAAAGCAAATTCGCAGAGATTCAGCGAAGTCAAGACTATAGAGAAATGGCTGAAGAGGAACTTCATAGACGTATATAACCGTGAAGGAACAATTGAAGAAAAAGGCGATGTAGTGACATACATCATCAACAAATAA
- a CDS encoding Spy/CpxP family protein refolding chaperone translates to MKILKILTLICSLLLSFSLIADDDYEHEHKKSHIYKNLDYLNLSKSQHKEIKEIVIEYRKDYKKFYKKREKLQKRLQELLREEKFDKKNYEQISKEIHEDAIELEIETLQNIHSVLSASQRERFSYYLREWQVE, encoded by the coding sequence ATGAAAATATTAAAAATATTAACGCTTATATGTAGTCTGCTTCTATCTTTTTCCCTTATTGCAGATGATGATTATGAACATGAGCACAAAAAAAGTCATATCTACAAAAATCTGGACTACTTAAACCTAAGCAAATCTCAGCACAAAGAGATAAAAGAGATAGTTATAGAGTATAGAAAAGATTATAAAAAATTTTACAAAAAGAGAGAAAAACTCCAAAAGAGACTTCAAGAGCTGCTAAGAGAAGAGAAGTTTGACAAAAAGAACTACGAACAGATTTCCAAAGAGATACATGAAGATGCCATAGAACTCGAAATAGAAACACTGCAAAATATCCACTCTGTTTTGTCCGCTTCGCAAAGAGAGCGGTTTTCATACTATCTGCGGGAGTGGCAAGTTGAGTAG
- a CDS encoding diheme cytochrome c — MRSLILFTALSAILLAGSYEKKGVAVVTDELYKKECGSCHFAYQPGLLPSNAWEKMMSNLQNHFDTDATLAKEDFDAILDYLSKNSAEKAMEYKRSNKIVKSIKRTEVPESISKTPYMIKKHREIREDLITQDEVKGLFNCTACHTTAQKGIYSERDILIPNYGRWED, encoded by the coding sequence ATGAGATCATTAATTTTATTTACAGCATTAAGCGCCATTCTATTGGCAGGTTCTTACGAGAAAAAAGGTGTTGCCGTGGTTACAGACGAGTTATACAAAAAAGAGTGCGGCTCATGCCACTTTGCATATCAGCCGGGTCTTTTGCCATCAAATGCATGGGAGAAGATGATGTCAAATCTGCAAAACCACTTTGATACCGATGCGACCCTTGCGAAAGAGGATTTTGATGCTATATTGGATTATCTGAGTAAAAACAGTGCCGAAAAAGCTATGGAGTACAAAAGAAGCAACAAGATAGTAAAAAGCATAAAGCGTACAGAAGTTCCGGAGTCAATATCCAAGACTCCATACATGATAAAAAAGCATAGAGAGATAAGAGAGGATCTTATAACGCAAGATGAAGTAAAAGGGCTCTTTAACTGCACGGCATGCCACACTACGGCCCAAAAAGGTATATACAGCGAGAGAGATATCTTGATTCCAAACTACGGAAGATGGGAAGACTAG
- a CDS encoding ArsS family sensor histidine kinase, with translation MSIIKKISILFLISFVLMNIIGFWIDSINSKRVDDLIKEKYLKISNEIFQNIDNRDKVEEIISKYALKRVDALDKKEREVLYYEKHTFGFISIQKASFEDEFIIKINFLDETYTLKTPDEENINDKLKLNILIFLDVFVLFLIFLYLLKLLSPLKKITKEIQNFSNGDMQSRIEVTSNDEIGTLSRAFNTMAASIEELIKTREELLRDIGHELRTPIAKGKFATLQIEDISQKELLQKIFSDLEILTNELIELEKLNSTKLNITTFSAETLILESLSKLYIEDESNIALKIEDDFKIEGDLHYLSVALKNLIDNALKYASELPITLKASKQNIYVINRGEKLSKELEYYLKPFTQELSQRDGFGLGLSIVKKISDKHNFSLSYSYKDGQNIFCLDFVVNDF, from the coding sequence ATGTCCATTATCAAAAAAATATCAATACTCTTTTTAATAAGCTTTGTTCTTATGAATATTATTGGGTTTTGGATCGACAGCATTAACTCAAAAAGAGTCGATGATCTTATAAAAGAGAAGTACCTCAAAATCTCGAACGAGATATTTCAAAATATAGACAACAGAGACAAAGTAGAGGAGATAATCTCAAAATATGCTCTAAAAAGAGTCGATGCTCTGGATAAAAAAGAGAGAGAAGTTCTCTACTATGAAAAACACACATTCGGTTTTATCTCCATACAAAAAGCGTCATTTGAAGATGAGTTTATCATTAAGATAAACTTTCTTGATGAGACCTACACACTAAAAACTCCCGACGAGGAGAATATTAACGACAAACTAAAGTTAAATATTCTCATATTTTTGGATGTTTTTGTCCTTTTTCTTATATTTTTATACCTTCTAAAACTGCTCTCGCCTCTTAAAAAGATAACAAAAGAGATCCAAAATTTCTCTAACGGAGATATGCAAAGCAGGATAGAGGTAACCTCAAACGATGAGATAGGAACACTCTCCCGAGCCTTTAATACAATGGCTGCTTCAATAGAGGAGCTTATAAAGACAAGAGAGGAGCTGCTAAGAGATATAGGGCATGAGCTTAGAACACCGATAGCAAAAGGAAAGTTTGCGACACTTCAAATTGAAGATATTTCTCAAAAAGAGCTGCTGCAAAAGATATTTTCAGATTTGGAGATACTGACAAATGAGCTCATAGAGCTGGAGAAGCTAAACTCAACAAAGCTAAACATCACTACTTTTAGCGCAGAGACGCTTATACTAGAATCTCTTAGCAAACTCTACATAGAAGATGAATCAAATATCGCTCTTAAAATAGAGGATGATTTTAAGATAGAGGGCGACCTGCACTATCTATCCGTTGCTCTTAAAAACCTTATCGACAATGCACTCAAATATGCCTCAGAACTTCCTATAACGCTGAAGGCTTCAAAGCAGAATATCTACGTCATAAACAGAGGCGAAAAACTATCAAAAGAGCTTGAGTACTATCTAAAACCATTTACGCAGGAGCTCTCTCAAAGAGACGGCTTCGGGCTTGGGCTTAGTATTGTAAAGAAAATCAGCGACAAGCATAACTTTTCGCTAAGCTACAGTTATAAAGATGGTCAAAATATCTTTTGTCTAGATTTCGTAGTCAACGACTTTTGA
- a CDS encoding cytochrome b/b6 domain-containing protein: MMKSYIWSLPTRVFHWLFALLILLAFLTEDDDLLNYHAIIGYAILILLGFRFFWGYLGPKYSKFKDFPMSIGEVKEFIANIFNSEQRYIGHNPLASYVMIAILAISFLAVMTGVLTLGIQEGKGVLSSLNSTFFKEMELFEEIHEFLSGVLIALIVMHILGVLSDRLLHSKHNTLESIFNGYKVTKEQEGIKLNIFQKLLAALFLALLVSFLFFSMTTSSNPLIASKYVPLDYRAQNELFVDECASCHTLYPPHTLGEKSWRTLMANLQDHFGDDASIDEADNRNILDFLVKNSAENSTQEVSLKILNSIKNKDIIAITQTDFWKAKHEEIPKKVFTHENVKSRANCKACHSDIEKGLIEDENIKNINAYM; this comes from the coding sequence ATGATGAAATCCTATATCTGGTCGCTTCCGACGAGGGTTTTTCACTGGCTCTTTGCACTGCTGATACTGCTTGCTTTTTTAACCGAAGATGATGACCTGCTTAACTACCACGCCATCATCGGTTATGCTATCTTAATCCTTTTAGGCTTTAGGTTTTTTTGGGGCTATCTGGGTCCGAAATACTCAAAGTTTAAAGATTTTCCCATGAGCATTGGAGAGGTCAAAGAGTTTATTGCAAATATTTTTAACAGCGAACAGAGATACATAGGACACAACCCTTTGGCTTCTTATGTAATGATAGCTATTTTGGCAATCTCTTTTCTTGCCGTCATGACAGGAGTTCTGACTCTCGGAATTCAAGAGGGAAAGGGAGTACTCTCCTCTTTGAACAGCACTTTTTTTAAAGAGATGGAGCTTTTTGAGGAGATACATGAGTTTCTCTCTGGCGTGTTAATTGCTCTTATAGTTATGCATATTTTGGGTGTTTTAAGCGATAGGCTTCTTCACTCAAAACACAATACGCTTGAGTCAATATTTAACGGTTACAAAGTGACAAAAGAGCAAGAAGGCATAAAACTCAACATTTTTCAAAAACTGCTTGCGGCACTCTTTTTAGCTCTGCTTGTTTCTTTTTTGTTCTTTAGCATGACGACTTCTAGCAATCCTCTGATCGCTTCAAAGTATGTTCCGCTGGACTACAGAGCGCAAAACGAGCTTTTTGTTGATGAGTGTGCATCATGTCACACTCTCTACCCGCCTCATACTCTGGGTGAAAAATCGTGGAGAACTTTAATGGCAAACCTGCAAGATCACTTTGGAGATGATGCCTCTATTGATGAAGCGGACAATAGAAATATTTTAGACTTTTTAGTGAAAAACAGCGCGGAAAACTCGACTCAAGAGGTGAGCCTGAAGATTTTGAATTCGATAAAAAATAAAGATATAATAGCAATAACCCAGACAGATTTTTGGAAGGCAAAACATGAAGAAATTCCAAAAAAAGTCTTTACTCATGAGAACGTAAAAAGCAGAGCAAACTGCAAAGCTTGTCACAGCGATATTGAAAAAGGATTGATCGAAGATGAAAATATTAAAAATATTAACGCTTATATGTAG
- a CDS encoding SLC13 family permease — MSRDKEQFKKIAVAIVIGLFFFALSFSVFNATQASLIGLIAFLVTLWTNEGLPLGVVSLLPIVLFPSFSILSTSDTTANYANPIIFLFFGGFLIAIAVEKTELHKWVTEKMFAIFPSTPKGIIFSLTITSGLLSSLLSNTTTTLLLISIVLFITDDIRLKMRFALAIAYGASIGGILTPIGTAPNLIMLGFMQNNQMDPIPFLQWMLMVSPLVFAMFFIVASLLSIGVKDVEISIEHQNRVLNFEQKRVLWLIGGVILLLLLNAPFKPYWNGLGLNENIILLGAGLILFAPPFGTLDWMEDKVKIPFRIMFLFGAGFSIASAFSATGLADEVATYLIVITQLHPILIILCVAMLITFTTEITSNTALISVMLPVIYAVSQQSGIDAVLFMMVATVCASYAFMLPIATPPNAIAMSSGAVSVKDMARYGVVFNFIGIFLIAMIAEFFWKGFL; from the coding sequence GTGAGCAGAGATAAAGAACAGTTTAAAAAAATAGCAGTAGCTATTGTAATCGGCCTATTTTTCTTCGCACTCTCATTTAGTGTTTTTAATGCTACACAGGCTTCACTTATTGGGCTTATAGCATTTCTTGTAACTCTTTGGACAAATGAGGGCTTGCCTCTTGGAGTCGTCTCTCTGCTGCCTATCGTACTTTTTCCATCTTTTTCAATTCTCTCAACAAGCGATACGACTGCAAACTATGCAAACCCAATCATATTCCTCTTTTTCGGCGGTTTTTTAATCGCAATCGCTGTTGAGAAAACCGAGCTTCACAAATGGGTCACTGAGAAGATGTTTGCCATATTTCCATCGACGCCAAAAGGGATAATCTTTTCGCTTACAATCACATCGGGGCTGTTAAGCTCGCTCCTCTCAAACACAACTACTACGCTGCTTCTTATCTCGATTGTTCTTTTTATAACCGACGATATAAGACTAAAGATGAGGTTTGCACTTGCTATTGCTTACGGAGCGAGCATAGGCGGTATTTTGACTCCGATAGGCACTGCGCCTAATCTCATAATGCTTGGATTTATGCAAAACAATCAGATGGATCCGATCCCGTTTTTGCAGTGGATGCTGATGGTCTCTCCGCTTGTTTTTGCAATGTTTTTTATAGTTGCTTCTCTGCTTAGCATAGGTGTAAAAGATGTAGAGATATCTATAGAGCATCAAAATAGAGTGTTAAATTTTGAGCAGAAGAGAGTTCTTTGGCTCATAGGAGGCGTGATATTACTTCTTTTGCTAAATGCTCCGTTTAAGCCATATTGGAACGGTTTGGGGCTAAATGAAAATATAATACTGCTTGGTGCTGGGCTTATTCTTTTTGCTCCTCCCTTTGGCACTCTTGATTGGATGGAGGATAAAGTAAAGATCCCTTTTAGGATCATGTTCCTCTTTGGTGCAGGGTTCTCTATTGCATCCGCTTTCAGTGCAACGGGGCTTGCTGATGAGGTCGCAACTTATCTTATTGTTATAACTCAGCTTCATCCTATTTTAATCATTCTTTGTGTGGCTATGCTTATCACTTTTACGACGGAGATAACATCAAACACGGCGTTAATATCTGTCATGCTTCCCGTTATATATGCAGTCTCTCAGCAGAGCGGAATTGATGCTGTTTTGTTTATGATGGTAGCTACCGTCTGTGCAAGTTACGCCTTTATGCTCCCTATTGCTACGCCTCCAAATGCCATTGCTATGAGCAGCGGAGCTGTAAGTGTCAAGGATATGGCAAGATACGGGGTTGTTTTTAACTTTATAGGCATCTTTTTGATAGCGATGATCGCGGAGTTTTTCTGGAAGGGATTTCTTTAA